TAAATTTATTATATTTTTATTATTTAAAAGTACTTTACCAGATATATAATTCATAGGAGGTTTTAATAAAATTAAACTATTTCCCAATGTACTTTTTCCACACCCTGATTCTCCGGCTATTCCTAATATTTCACCTTTGTTTATATCAAAAGATACATCATCAATAGCTTTTACATAACCTTTTAAAGTTTTATAATATATTTTTAGATTTTTAACATTTAATATCTTTTCCACTTAAATCACATCTCCCGTAATTTAGGATTGAATACTTCATCTAAACCAGTATTTATAAAATATAGTGAGGTTACTAATAATGTGATTATCAAACCTGGTATAATAGCCCACCACCACATACCTAATTGAATAGCATTCCAATCTCTAGCAATTTGCATGATTAGTCCCAATGAAATTCCTTTTGTTGGACCTAATCCTATAAAATCAAGAGTTACCGCAGATAAAACTGCTCCACCGAATTGAAGTATATATACCATAAATATATATGAAAACATATTGGATGCAATATCTTCTAAAATTATTTTTCTTGTCGGTAATGCAGATATTTTAGATAGATTAACAAACTCTTTATTTTTTATAGACATTGTTAACGATCTTATTGCACGTGCTGTCCAAGGCCAGTTAGTTAGACCAATAATAATGCTTTCAAAAACCATTCCTCTAAAAGATAAATATGCAGAAATTATTATTAGAATAGCTAAAGTAGGGATTACCAACATAATGTTTGTAATCATCATTAATCCTTCATCTATCCATTTGCCTTTATAACCAGATAAAAATCCTATAAATAAACCTATAATAGTTGCTATAGTTCCTCCAAAAAAACCTACAAAATATGAACTTCTTAAACCATATACAATTTGTGTATATAAGTCTTGTCCAAATATATTTGTTCCCAACCAATAATCTTTATTTGGTGGCATATATCCTGGACCAGCATAATCTAAAGGATTATATTTAGAAAAATATGGACCAATTATACCTAACATAAGTAAAATTGTAAAAACAAATATACCAAAAATTACTTTTTTATTTTTTAAAGCAAAATATAAATAATCATATTTTTTTAAATCGAATTTCATATTATGTTCCCTCCGTATATGAATACCTTATTCTTGGATCAACAAAGACATAAATTATATCCACAATAAAATTACCTATTAACACCATAATAACAATTACTAAAAAAATCCCTTGGATTAAGAAATAATCTTGATTTTGAATAGCCTGCAATAACAAAAATCCTAATCCAGGATATGAAAAAACACTTTGTGTGGTTAAAGAACCTAAAATTATAGTACCTAATTGCAAAGCTAATCCTGTTATTTGAGGCAATATAGCATTCCTAAAAGCATATTTTCGTATTAATTTATCTGAAGCGCCTAATGCTTCCATATATTTAGAATAATTTGATCCCATTTCATATATAATCATATTTCTCATTCCGATTGCCCAACCACCCATCATGACCAAAAATAAAGATATAAAAGGAAGAATTAAATGATATAGAAAATCTAAAATGAATTTAATAGTAAAAGAAGGCGTTAATGTATAACTATACGCACCTGATAAAGGAAATATTGGAATGACAAATCCTAAAAACCATGCCATTAACATAGCCATCCAAAAATATGGAGAAGAAGTTAAAAAGAAAAATATTGGTATAATTGAATTATCAGTCTTTTTATTTATTGCAGATAAAGCACCTAATTTATTCCCAACAATCCAGCTTGATATTATCGCTGGAACTAATAGTAGAATATCATAAATAATAGAACTCTTTATTATGTCAACAACTTTTTTTGGATACAGAAAAACACTAACCCCTAAATCTCCTTTAAATAAGGAGATCCAAAAATTTATATATTGTTTCCAGAGAGGTTGATCAAAACCAAAAGCTTTGGTAAAATAAGAATTTAATTTTTCTGTTGCTTCTGGAAGCCCGGAAAATCTGGATAGCGATAATGATATAGGATTACCTGGCATGAATCTTGGTATAGCCCAATCAATAGACACAGCAACAAAAAAAGTTATTAGATAAATAATAATTTTTTTCTTCAAATATTTTGCCATTTTAAACCTCCTGATTATCTATTATGCTCCAACTCTTAGAGTTGGAGCATATATATGTTTATTTTGCAGGTTTTATATTTAGTAACAACATATTACCTCCTACCTGCCATCTTCCACCCCACAATGATGGCCATGCATACGGATTATTTTCATCAGGATAATTTGTCCAATATTTTTCACTTGCTTGGAACCACATTCCGTTATACCAAAGAGGAATAACAGGCATCTCTTCTAAAAATATTTTTTCAATTTTTGATGCAATTTTTTTCGCTTTCTCTTCATCTTTAGTTTTATTAAATTCTTTAATTAAACTAAATAGTTCTTGATTTTTATACCTTCCCCAATTACCACCATATGCTTTTTCATTATCAATTTGTGTTGATTCAAATAACCAGTTAAAATATGTCCATGGTGTTGAAGAAACATTACTATTAAAATTATTTATTAACATATCAAAAGTAGCTGAATTCATATCTTCCATATATTTACCGAAGTCAGGAAATTTTGGTTCGACTTTAATACCAACTTTTTCAAAATCAGAAGAAATATTTTTAATTGATTCCATCCAATCAGTCCAACCAAATGGAACGATAATAGTTAAATCAATTTTTTTCCCATCTAGAGTTTCTCTGAAACCATCGTTATCTATATCTTTGTACCCAGCTTCATCTAATATTTTTTTTGCCATAGCAGGACTATAACTAAATCCATAGTTTTCTACAATATCTTTATCATAATATTTCATCCATGAATCAACAGGTAAAAAGCCTAAAGGATTTGCGGGCTCAACTTGAAATTCAAAAACTCTTCTAATTATTGGAGATACGTTTATAGCGTAAGATAAAGCTTTTCTAAATTTAGGATCATTCATATGCTCCTTCTTTGTATTTAAAAACAATAATGCTGTATTGTCTGATAACATATATGGAGCTTTTTCAAACCATGTTTTTATTTTGTAAATATTTTTTACAGAGGGTATTCCAGGTAAGAAGAAATTACTTACATCTAATTCACCTTTCATAAGCATTCCTAAAGCAACATTATTAGAGAATATTTTTAGTTCTATTAGATATTTTGGAGCTGGTAATCCAAAAATATTTTTTCCCCACCATTTATCATTTCTTTTGAAAATCATTCTATCATCAGTTTTATCATAAGCTAAATACATTCCAGAACCTATAGGATTTTCATTTGATAAAGATACTACGCTATCTATAGGGTACTTACTCCATATATGTTTTGGTATTATTGCTATCTGATATAATTGGAAATCCCATTCATGATATCTTGGATCGGAAAATTCGAACAACAATTCAGTATTACTTAATTTTTTAATACTTGACATCCAATTCCATATAGTTGAATAAGAAATACCTTTATTTTTCTTTGCAATTTCAAAAGTAAAAATAACATCATCAGCATTCATAGGATTTCCATCAGTCCACTTTAAATCATTTCTTAACTTTAGATAGTAATGATTATCATCTTTCCAATAACCTTTTTCAGCTAGCCATGGAATAAATTTATTGGTTAAAGGATCATATGTAAATAAAGTTTCATAAACACCTCCAATAGTTCCTGGAACAGCAGCCCATGGTGTCAACGGGTTCCAATTAGATGGTGCGCTCCATAATCCTCCTCCGAAAAAGAATGTTTCATCTCTCTTAAATGTTTCACCAAACATGGAAACAAATAACATACTGAATACTAAAATTACTAAAAAATACTTCAATCTGAATTTCATGTTCTTCCCTCCCATAAATTATATTCACATAAATATTATCATGTAAAATGTTTCATGAAAAATGAATATTATGTCTCATATATTGTTTCATCAATGATTATAATGAACTATAACAAAAATTCTTTTTTTTCTTAATAAATCTAAATATTGTTTTAATATAAATTAATTTCATTAAACTCAATTTATTATTGAATTTAGAGAGTGCGTATAAACTTAGAGTAAAATATTGACAAAAATGAAAAAAGATGCTATAATCATAAAAAAAGAAAAATGACCCACGGTCAGAAGGTGAATCTATGTCAAGGCAAAATTATGATGAAGAGAAAATTCTTGAAAAGAAAAAGAAAATAATGGATATTGCTAAAAATATATTTTTTGAAAAAGGGTATGAAAATACAACAATGAATGAAATTGCCAGAACAGCTAATATGGCAAAAGGGACTTTGTATTTATACTTTTCAAGTAAGAAGGATTTGTTTTTTTCATTGGTATATGAAGGTCTTGAGATATTAGAAAATTTAATTAAAAGCAAAATCAAGTCATCAAAAACAGGTTTGGAAAAGGTTTTAGATATGGGTAGAGTTTATATACAATTTTATAGAGAATATCCTGAATATTATAGTTTTATTATTAAATATGAATCTGAAAAAGCGGATTTAGATGCAAATGAACCTTTGGTTATTAATTCTTATGAAAAAAGTGAAGAAATATATGATATTTTAAGATTATTAATTTTAAAAGGAATCAATGACGGATCTATAAGAGAAGATATTGATGTAAATAAAATTGCTATGATATTATGGCTACAAACTATAGGTGTTGTTCAGCAATTTGAATTAAGAAAAAAGTTATATGAAAATTGGGATGAAGATTTTCCTGCATCAGCTATATTGGATTTTTATATAGATTTTATGGAAAAAAGTCTAAAAAAATAATATAATATTTTATTTTTGCTTTAAACTGACCAATGGTCATTTTATGATATAGTGAGGTGGTACAAATTATAAAGAAATTAAAAATTGGGAATTTAGAACCAAAATATCCAATTGTTCAAGGAGGAATGGCAGTTGGCATTTCATTGGATGGATTATCATCCGCTGTAGCAAATGCCGGAGGAATTGGGGTTATTGGAACAGCGGGAATAGGATTTTTTTCTAATATAAGAAATTATAAGGAAGCTAGTATAGAAAGTTTAAGAAAATACATTAGAAATGCTAGAGAAAAAACAAGTGGTATTATTGGAGTAAATATTATGGTAGCTCTTACAAATTATGCTGACATGGTAAAAACAGCTATTGATGAAGGGATAGACATTATTTTTTCTGGAGCTGGTTTACCATTAAATCTACCTTCTTTTATAACTGATAATAGTAAGACAAAGTTAGTTCCAATAATTTCCTCTCTTAAAGCAGCTCAAATAATTGTAAAAAGGTGGTTTTCAAAATATAAATATATTCCAGATGCTTTTGTTTTAGAAGGTCCATTGGCAGGCGGCCATCTTGGCTATAAAAATAATGAAATATTTTTAGAAAATAAAAAGTTGGAAAATAATATACCAATTGTGAAGGAATACTTATTAGAAGTAGAAAAAAAATATGGTAAAAGGATACCACTTATTGCAGGTGGAGGATTGTTTTCAAAAGAAGATGTGGAAAAAGTATTAAATCTTGGTGCCGATGGTGTTCAATTAGGAACAAGATTTATAGCTACTGAGGAATGCGATGCAGATATTAATTTTAAAGAAGTAATAATAAATGCGAAAGAAGAGAATATAACTATAATAAAAAGTCCTGTGGGATTACCAGGACGAGCTCTGAAAAATTCTTTTATTGAATCTGTAGAAAAAGGTGAAAAAAAACCGTATGAATGTAGATATCATTGTATTAAAACATGTGATTTTAAAAATGCACCTTATTGTATTGCAAAAGCATTATATAATGCAGCTATTGGAGATATAGAAAACGGTTTTGTATTTTGTGGTGCAGCTGTTTCAAAAGTAAATAAAATTCAAAAAGTTGAAGAAATTATAAATGAATTATTTGAAATTTAAGGAGGTCGAAAAATATGGATAAAAAAGAATTATTTGAAAAAGTTGTGGAAATTATGGCTGAAAGTTTGAGTGTAGAAAAAGAAAAAATAACCGAAGATGCTAATTTAACTGATGATTTAGAATTAGATTCTTTGGAATTGGTAGATTTAACGATGGATTTTGAAAATGAGCTCGGTGTTTCAATTGATGATTCAGAATTGGAAAAAATTAAAACAGTTGGAGATATAGTAGAAATTTTATCAAGCAAAGAGTAACCTTCACTTAAACCCTCTTTTTTTGGAAAAATGAGAGCGTATTTCGCTCTCATTTTAAATATTATATTTTTTGTAAAATTCTTTTTCTGTGAGAATCGGGATTCCAAATTTTTTAGCTTTCTCTAATTTACTTCCAGCATTTTTTCCAACAACAAGAAAATTGAGTTTTTTTGTTACAGAATCCTTAAATGTTCCTCCATTATTTTCAATGAATTCTTTAAATTGTCCCCTTGTCATTTTTTCAAGTTCTCCTGTAACACATATTAGCATATTTTTAAACATACCTTCTTTTTCATTTGAATGATAAGTTAAAACAACGCCGAGTTCTTTTAACTCATTTATGATTTTTTTAACCTTCTCATTTTTAAAAAAATCATATATTTGCTGAGCAATATCAGATCCAATACCATCAATTGAGATTAATTCGTCATATTCGGCATTTGTTAAATTATCTATAGTGTTAAATTTTTCTGCTAAATCTTTTGCTAATTTTTTACCAACATTAGGAATACCTAAAGCGTATAATACTTTATCTAACCCTCTTTTTTTAGAATCTTCAATTTGTTTTAGTATTTTGCTTATCATTTTTGGACCGATACCATGACCGAGAGATGCAAGTTTAAAATGATCAAGTTTATATAAATCAGACACCTTTTCTACTAATTTTGCTTCTACAATTCTATCGATTAGTTTTGGACCTAATCCTTGTATATTCATTGCATCTCTTGATACCCAAACTTCCAAATTTCTTTTTAATTTTGCTTTGCATAATGGATTTAAACATCTAATAGCAATTTCTGAAGGGTTTATTTTTCCAACTTGTCCTCCACAAACAGGGCATTTTGTAGGTTCTTCAATAGGACTTTCATTTCCTGTTCTTTTTTCCGTTAAAACTGTAACTATTTGAGGAATGATTCCACCAGCTTTTTCAATTTTTACATAATCATTTATTCTTATATCTCTTTCTTTTATATAATCAAAATTGTGTAAACTAGCTCTTTGAACAGTAGTTCCTTCTAAAAATACGGGTTCAAAAATTGCCACAGGAGTAATTATGCCAGTACTTCCAACTTGAAATATAATATCTTTGATTTTTGTAATTGCCTGTTCGGCAGGGAATTTAAATGCAATTGCCCATCTCGGACTACGTGCGGTATTTCCTAATTTTTTTTGATATTCAAAATTGTTAACCTTTATAACAGTTCCATCTACATCATACTCTAATTTGTTTTTATTTTCTGTCCAGTATTTCCAATATTCAATTACTTCATATATATTTTTAGATAGCTTAGTTTCTTTGTTTACTTTAAATCCCAATTTTTCTAAGTACGTTAAGGCATCTATCTGTGTTTTAATATTATGTTTTTCAGGTTCTAATATATAATAAATAAAAGAATCAAGATGTCGTTTAGAAACTTCAGATGTATCAAGAAGTTTAATAGTACCCGCAGTTGCATTTCGCGGATTCGCAAACACATTTAGCCCTTCATTTTCTCTTTCTTCATTTATTCTTAAAAACTCCTTTTTAGGCATAAAAACCTCTCCACGAACCTCAATGGTTACAGGTTCTTTTAATCTTAAAGGTATGCTTCTAATTGTTTTAATATTTTCTGTTACATCGTCTCCATTTACTCCATTTCCCCTTGTTATTCCTTGAACTAAGATTCCATTTTCATATCTTAGCGATATTGAAATTCCATCTATTTTTAATTCGCATGTATA
The Marinitoga hydrogenitolerans DSM 16785 genome window above contains:
- a CDS encoding ABC transporter permease; this encodes MKFDLKKYDYLYFALKNKKVIFGIFVFTILLMLGIIGPYFSKYNPLDYAGPGYMPPNKDYWLGTNIFGQDLYTQIVYGLRSSYFVGFFGGTIATIIGLFIGFLSGYKGKWIDEGLMMITNIMLVIPTLAILIIISAYLSFRGMVFESIIIGLTNWPWTARAIRSLTMSIKNKEFVNLSKISALPTRKIILEDIASNMFSYIFMVYILQFGGAVLSAVTLDFIGLGPTKGISLGLIMQIARDWNAIQLGMWWWAIIPGLIITLLVTSLYFINTGLDEVFNPKLREM
- a CDS encoding ABC transporter substrate-binding protein — encoded protein: MKFRLKYFLVILVFSMLFVSMFGETFKRDETFFFGGGLWSAPSNWNPLTPWAAVPGTIGGVYETLFTYDPLTNKFIPWLAEKGYWKDDNHYYLKLRNDLKWTDGNPMNADDVIFTFEIAKKNKGISYSTIWNWMSSIKKLSNTELLFEFSDPRYHEWDFQLYQIAIIPKHIWSKYPIDSVVSLSNENPIGSGMYLAYDKTDDRMIFKRNDKWWGKNIFGLPAPKYLIELKIFSNNVALGMLMKGELDVSNFFLPGIPSVKNIYKIKTWFEKAPYMLSDNTALLFLNTKKEHMNDPKFRKALSYAINVSPIIRRVFEFQVEPANPLGFLPVDSWMKYYDKDIVENYGFSYSPAMAKKILDEAGYKDIDNDGFRETLDGKKIDLTIIVPFGWTDWMESIKNISSDFEKVGIKVEPKFPDFGKYMEDMNSATFDMLINNFNSNVSSTPWTYFNWLFESTQIDNEKAYGGNWGRYKNQELFSLIKEFNKTKDEEKAKKIASKIEKIFLEEMPVIPLWYNGMWFQASEKYWTNYPDENNPYAWPSLWGGRWQVGGNMLLLNIKPAK
- the ligA gene encoding NAD-dependent DNA ligase LigA — encoded protein: MISEDIKKEYEELKNNIEKYNYYYYVLNNPLISDVDYDKLFKKLITLEKKYPELKTPDSPSFRVGGKILKQFNTVPHTVPMLSLDNTYNEKEIIEFDERIKKLLNLKNVEYTCELKIDGISISLRYENGILVQGITRGNGVNGDDVTENIKTIRSIPLRLKEPVTIEVRGEVFMPKKEFLRINEERENEGLNVFANPRNATAGTIKLLDTSEVSKRHLDSFIYYILEPEKHNIKTQIDALTYLEKLGFKVNKETKLSKNIYEVIEYWKYWTENKNKLEYDVDGTVIKVNNFEYQKKLGNTARSPRWAIAFKFPAEQAITKIKDIIFQVGSTGIITPVAIFEPVFLEGTTVQRASLHNFDYIKERDIRINDYVKIEKAGGIIPQIVTVLTEKRTGNESPIEEPTKCPVCGGQVGKINPSEIAIRCLNPLCKAKLKRNLEVWVSRDAMNIQGLGPKLIDRIVEAKLVEKVSDLYKLDHFKLASLGHGIGPKMISKILKQIEDSKKRGLDKVLYALGIPNVGKKLAKDLAEKFNTIDNLTNAEYDELISIDGIGSDIAQQIYDFFKNEKVKKIINELKELGVVLTYHSNEKEGMFKNMLICVTGELEKMTRGQFKEFIENNGGTFKDSVTKKLNFLVVGKNAGSKLEKAKKFGIPILTEKEFYKKYNI
- a CDS encoding acyl carrier protein; the encoded protein is MDKKELFEKVVEIMAESLSVEKEKITEDANLTDDLELDSLELVDLTMDFENELGVSIDDSELEKIKTVGDIVEILSSKE
- a CDS encoding ABC transporter permease is translated as MAKYLKKKIIIYLITFFVAVSIDWAIPRFMPGNPISLSLSRFSGLPEATEKLNSYFTKAFGFDQPLWKQYINFWISLFKGDLGVSVFLYPKKVVDIIKSSIIYDILLLVPAIISSWIVGNKLGALSAINKKTDNSIIPIFFFLTSSPYFWMAMLMAWFLGFVIPIFPLSGAYSYTLTPSFTIKFILDFLYHLILPFISLFLVMMGGWAIGMRNMIIYEMGSNYSKYMEALGASDKLIRKYAFRNAILPQITGLALQLGTIILGSLTTQSVFSYPGLGFLLLQAIQNQDYFLIQGIFLVIVIMVLIGNFIVDIIYVFVDPRIRYSYTEGT
- a CDS encoding NAD(P)H-dependent flavin oxidoreductase — its product is MIKKLKIGNLEPKYPIVQGGMAVGISLDGLSSAVANAGGIGVIGTAGIGFFSNIRNYKEASIESLRKYIRNAREKTSGIIGVNIMVALTNYADMVKTAIDEGIDIIFSGAGLPLNLPSFITDNSKTKLVPIISSLKAAQIIVKRWFSKYKYIPDAFVLEGPLAGGHLGYKNNEIFLENKKLENNIPIVKEYLLEVEKKYGKRIPLIAGGGLFSKEDVEKVLNLGADGVQLGTRFIATEECDADINFKEVIINAKEENITIIKSPVGLPGRALKNSFIESVEKGEKKPYECRYHCIKTCDFKNAPYCIAKALYNAAIGDIENGFVFCGAAVSKVNKIQKVEEIINELFEI
- a CDS encoding TetR/AcrR family transcriptional regulator — translated: MSRQNYDEEKILEKKKKIMDIAKNIFFEKGYENTTMNEIARTANMAKGTLYLYFSSKKDLFFSLVYEGLEILENLIKSKIKSSKTGLEKVLDMGRVYIQFYREYPEYYSFIIKYESEKADLDANEPLVINSYEKSEEIYDILRLLILKGINDGSIREDIDVNKIAMILWLQTIGVVQQFELRKKLYENWDEDFPASAILDFYIDFMEKSLKK